Sequence from the Phragmites australis chromosome 6, lpPhrAust1.1, whole genome shotgun sequence genome:
ataaatttgaactaaagatAACTAGTTGTTGCCAACAACCAGCAAAACTCCAGCCAGTACataatccaccaccaccatgccgCCAGCTTAGagaaagagtaaatttcaaataACTTATGTTACGTGGCCTAGATTATCCCAAAACTAGGaagcaattttataaaactacacaaatttatcaatattataACAAAACTACAATATTTTGTAGCAGCATTAGTTTGGATCCACACGGGAGACACAGGTGGGTCTTAATTCACATCCAAGCTAACAGTGTCTTGCGTGCAGGCCCACGATATATGTTGATGTCCAAACTAATTATGTTAGCTAAAAAGTATAGTTTTATTATCTACGGGCAAagtatagttttatgaaatCGGTTCAAAAAAGTGTAATTTTGCAATAACTAATTAGACCACAAATAAGTGTGTAGTTCTCTTAAATTTACTTAGAAACTGGCAGCTAAAAGAACAAGTCTATACGATCGAGATCTGGCCCTTGATACATCATGGGCTAGTTTGTCTAGGGCAAATCACGAGACCTCTTTATTAAGTACAGGATTACAATATCTCGATATGACATCCAACAATACGTAAAGCACTGTGCTCACAGGAAGTCAGCTTCCTCTTAGGACCTGTTTAGAGCCTATTTGGAAGAAGGAAATGCTCTAGGAAATTTTAGGATTCAGTTCAAGTTTGTACCAAATCCTAGGAATTTAGATCCTAAAACCCCCTTTCTAAATAGGGCTTTTGAGGCTTCCCGGGTGCAGGAATGAGCCGCCAGATTCACCGCATGCCGAACGAGGACATGTAAAATATGAAATTTCCTTCTTAGCTATTGGATTTCAAGCAAAATACTCAGTTATTAAATAGATGTCATTCTAGAAGACGTATAGTCAAACTAAAAAATTTGATCACTTGTAAACACAAAACTATTAGTATTTGGCACATAAAAATGATACTAATGCatttgtcataaaaaatactttcaccTCTCtaaatttttatcaacttttatttAGTAGTTATAAAAAGTAATGATCAATCATGTTTGTAGGAGACTATATCGATATCCTTCAATGATAGATAAAAAGAATGGAGTAGTGCCAGCTATCTAATGATTTTTCGCCACCTTTTGACTTACCATATACAAGTGTTTGCCAATGTGCCTCCAGCTGTGCTCGACTAACACCCTGTGCTCGACTAACACTCATCTTGATCGCGAAGCCATCCTGGTTGCCTGCGTTTCAATGGACGTAACATCCGGCAGCCTATCAAGCCATATAGATCCTGATGCGATAACGCCACCTGCCGAGTTCCAAATCACAGCACCCGAACCATCTGTAAGAGCGCCATCATCAAAGGCACATCATCAAAATTGATTTTGACATAACCTTCTGAAAAGGGGAAAAACTGGAAAGTGCAGTGATTGCCGCAACTCATCTCGTTGCATTGCAGCTAGGCAGAACGCACATCCAACATCCATCGGACTAACCAGACAATGTCATGcggcaactttttttttttcctttccgaGAGGACGGCATCAAATCTACTGGCAGAGCCAGGGCAGGCTGTAAGGAAATTCTATCCTAATCAACCATTCAATGATAATAAACACGACAACACACAGTGGTCAAGCAAATTCCACTTACCAGATACAAGGAAAAGTAGGAAGACATTCTAGTTTCACAACACTGTCAAGGTTGACCGTGCAAACCATTCAATTTTGCCAGCGAATACAACTTGAAACAACTGAATATGATGAAACATGTAAAGTACATTGTGACATAGGCGATCCCTAATGTTAAAACATATTGCCGTTGAGAAACATGCATTCAATTTTAACACTCATATTGCCTCTCATTTGTAGAAGTCAAAATCTGTCTCAGGCTTCTTCACGTTGGTTCGGTAACCCTTCTCAAAGTCCTTGGGGAGGATGACATATCTGTTTTTCCGGACAGCATGCATGCCAGCTTCTTGACAGATAGCAGCGATCTGAAAAGGCATGACTTGATGAGTATTAACAAGGACTGAAGGAGTATCTAATTTATATAATCAGATCTATAACTTGCCATCATATCATATCCACTACTGCATGAGGTAAGAATAAAAGTAATATGTATTTGTATATGCTAAGGTTTGAATCAAGGGTAACAAGTATAAGCATTGTATGTGCTTTGCGCACTCCCATTACAGATGATTCAATGCATGCTTTGCTGATCCTCAGGGTCTAGTGGATTGTGTTTAATTATTACACCATTCGTTTCGCTTTGTTTGTCCGGTTCGCATACCTAGGTGGCACAATGCTTGCGTAATATTCAGTAGAATCATATCAAACTTGCACTCATTAGATTGATCAATACTTCGCCTATCTAGTAAGAACAAGAACAATCCAATTCTGTAAAAGAAATATGTAACTTTTGTGCCTCATAGGTATGCAGACCGGGCAAATATAGTGAAACGGAGTTAGTATATGCTAAAAGTGTAGGAATAATGGAACAAATGCAAAACTATTTGAATGAATAAACTAACAAGTCATAATGAAAAGAGACTCACATCAGCAGCGCTGATCTTATCAGGTCTGGAAACATAATCTTCCAAATCGACCTCATCACTCAAGTTCATTTTGGTAGTGCAGACCTGAAGAAAAACAGCAGCCACGAGATGAGAAAAACAAATATAGCCCAGAAAAAATAAAGCAACCAATTAAGTTCCATAACCGACATCATGAGTGACAGATGGATGTGAAAaggaaaattataaaacaaaaaagCGAAGTTAATTGTAACTTTTCgcaaatcctagaaaatcctaTCACAATATATAAACTGCATATCACTTGTTACTTTCCTTTTGTAAAGATTGAAGACAGCCTAAACATGAGCATCCGCATCTGTGCAGAACAAGTTGGTTGCTGGTATGTCTGATTCTATAAtgtaaaattctccaaaataaAGAAAATCTTGCAGAACAAATAGCTATTTGCACCACTTTTTTGACTCAATGCTCAGAATCGTTgtcaaaccaaaaaaaatattctgTTATACCTAATTAGTAAGCAAAATTTTAACAAGTTATGACCACATGTGGAATAGCAGGAATCAAATACTAGCACAGCAATACAAACGATTACATTCAAGTTAACATGGAATATGTGATACTTCACACATTCTACTAACAAATACTGATCAAGAGGTTATCATAAATCATACCACACAAGTTTTCACAAAACAGAACTTACTTGGAAAACAAGCCTCTTCTGCCTCCGGTCAGGAAGCGGGAACTCAATTTTCCTATCAAGTCTACCAGGACGCAATAGAGCAGGATCTAGAGTATCTGCTCGGTTAGTTGCCATTATAACCTTCACATTCACCGTTTGATCAAATCCATCCATCTGCAACATACACAGgcacatgttttttttaaagaaatgaACTCAAAAGTTCCAGCAGATCTTAGCAATTCCCCAAAGTCAGCTTTTGAAGACCATAGTTGTTTTCTGATGTCACAGTTTCCATTTTTTCTATATTCTGTTCTCAGACCACAGAAGAAAATATCAAATTGGAATAAAGATATCAGAAACATTAAATTTTGACTTGCAAATAGAACCTCTTTTGGATTTCTCTGTCTAAAAACATACACATTTATTCAAGTTCTAAGCTGTTTTGCAATGATCAGCTTTACCTGATTGAGAAGCTCCATAAGAATACGCTGAACTTCTCTGTCAGCACCGGTCTGAGCATCAAAACGTGCAGTAGCTATAGCATCAACCTCATCAATGAATATGATAGCCGGGGCATTCTCTTTAGCCAATCGGAATACATCTCGAACCATCCTAGGGCCCTAAAAAGGCGCTCAAAGAACAGAGTGTAAAGAATAGGACCAATAACTGAAAAAAGGAACCAAATGACAAATAATTATGTCAACCACATCGTATCTATGAGTAACCACTAAGCATACAAACAATGAAGCAAGACACTCACATAATTAATTTAACATGAAGTGTAAAACAAATATTAGCAATAGCTAACTCAGTCTGGTCATGTGCAGTAACAACAGATAATTTATGTGCACCATGTACTggtaaaatacaaataaaaaggTGGTTCTTCATACTATTCACATTTATTGCACAGATAGATAAAGATATGTCCAAATGATACGAGAAAACGAGAATGCTacaattcaaatagaaataatGTGCTTGTTCAAGCATACACTGGGCAACCTGACCAACTCAGCCAGCACCTCTCTGCTAAGTGTTTTCACATTTGCTAGACATAATAATGATAGATATCTATTTTTACCAAACCTTTTTTGGTATATCTTTCAGCGGACCTAAAACGCATACATCGCTGCGGGCATGCCGCACTCAGTACATGAGTAACCAATTGAAGTTTGCTGTGCAActatttgctatattttatttaCAGAACAAAAGGATGGCATGCAAAGAGCAAAGCTACAAATTCATAAACTTACCTCACCCAAGTACTTTTGTACAAATTCCGAACCAACTACTCTGATAAAAGCAGCAGTAGTGTGATGTGCCACAGCTTTGGCAAGCATGGTCTTGCCAGTACCTGGAGGACCATAGAGGAGCACACCTCTTGGAGGATCAATACCAATCTGCTTGTACAACTCATGATGAGTTAAGGGTAACTCAACGGCTTCCCGGATTTCTTGCTTTTGGATGTCACATCCTCCAATATCCTGAATACCATCAGAAGGCACAAAATTATTACAGACTTATTGTGTTTACTGTAAGAAACTGCTAAAGCAACAAAATCTAGACTCCAGAATATTTTAGGTTTGTATCACATTCTGGACGTAGTCCTTAGtctaaagaaaattaaaataaactGGCAATTCTTGATTGATTTTGGAACTTAACTAGTGGTTAGAAAGCTCTGGTAACTAATTTTAATATTTCCTCAACCACGTTTTACTGATTAGGGTTCTGATCATAATATATATGCTTAATAGCTCACGTGATAATCTATAAGCAGAAGACATGCAAAGAAGTTGCAGATCATTGACCACCAACAAAAATTTGTTGaattcaaaaatagaaaaactccTACAATACAAAAGCAAGGCCATCATTAGTATGGTATCCCCACATGTACATAAAGATACTTGTACAAATATTTCTCGAGAACAATGCAaacattcaaatttcaaatcacCATCCCATCATCTAATCACTAAAAAATCTTAGGCTCATCACAGTATTACACTATGTCACAGCTAAATCTGGCAAAGTTCTGCAAAAACTAAATACCCCTCAATCCTATCTAACGAATGCGCAGATACCTATCAAGATATgcctaagaaaaagaaaatttgagGAGAAAACCTAATTCAATTGCCATCATGCTGAAGCACACATCCAATACACAATACTGCAATCCCCTGGCATTTCACTGTTCTTTAACTGAAACTATAAAATCATGAAGACTTAGATGGTGCCCATCACTACAAAAGTCCCAACATTCTATGTGAAACCAGCCCAAAATGCACAAACTCCTCAGGTCAGCTTTTAAACCAATTTCTGACAAAATTTCCACTCTTTCCTTAATAATTATGCTACCAATTAGTATGTCAAAATTGAgcagaaccaaaaaaaaaggtcAGTTGAGAGTGCAACTAGTGTGAATTCTGCTGCATCAATCGCATTGACAAATCTAGAGTCCAAGCAGACGAATTACATAACAAAAATATAGGATTCGAAAGAACAAAGCAGCCTACAGTGGATCTATCAGCAGATCCATAACAAATCAAATCAACCAATGGCTTCATGCAGACCCAGGAAATTCGAGGAGAAACTCACGTTATAGGTGACGTTGGGCTtctccgatgacccgagcagcGAGATGCTGGAGTCCGCCTCGGGCGGCAGCACGTCGACGAGCGCGTTGGAGTGGCGGTGCAGCGCAACGGACGCCGAGGGCTTGAGCAGCTCGCGGTTGATGGTGCTGAGGATCCGCACGTAGTAGTTGCTCCCGGTGGTGGAGCCGACGATCCCGTTGTTGCCGTCGACCATCTCCATGAACTGACCGATGACGAGCGGCACGGACTGGATCCGCTTCACCTCCTCCTGCGCGCGGAGCAGCTCGCGCTTGAGGTTCTTCTGCTCGTCCTTGACATACTCCTCCTGGATCTCGACAAACTCCATGTGGCGCTGGAGTGACTTGAGCCGCCCGTAgaggtcgtcgtcgtcctcggcAGAGGTCAACgcgacggcggaggcggaggaagcCGGGTACGACGGCGGCGGAGCGGCCACTGGAGGGGgcggtgcggcggcggcagatGACATCGCGGGAGGCGAGGGTTAGGGTTTGAGCGTTTGGTTCGAGTTTGGGTACAGATTGGGGTTCGATTGCTAGATGAAGACGGGTTTGCTTGCAGGAAGGGAAATAGCGTCCGGCAGCCACAAATATGTATCCGGCTGGATGCTGGAGGGTTCTTTGCAGTTTTCCTTTCGTAAATTTATGAGTTTTAGATGAAATTCATACGTTAAACATACTCCTGTGCATGTCTTCACTCTGTTTATGTAGTAATCGTCGTCTTACGAAGTTAAAACCCTTGTTTAGAACGCGAGAACATTCTTTAATCACTAAGAACCTGTTTGGAAGCCTAGGATCCCACCTAATTCTACGATTTTAagagtatttatttttatatttttttattaaaaatttaaataaatagattcttcgtgaaaaaattataaaactaatcATCTGCAGCCCTTTAAAATGGTGGTTAGACCTGCTAACCGTCCCCggagggcgggtggcctaaccgcccccctCAGAGGGTGGCGAGGGGTGGCTGCGCGAGCCCGCACCTTAtcgcccctgagagggcgggtacggctccttgccaccctctcaggggACGGTAAGGGGGCTGCCCGTCTTCGCCCGTTGGTCTCCACCCCTCCACCCTCCTCTATAAAGGGGGttaaaaatagttaaaaatcacattttattcagaaaaaagaaaaaactctgaagagggaggagaggagcccagcgaagccctgctgcatttgatccgtggatttgaagatcactttctggtaattttttttattgttgttaattagtgcagtagtagtatattacataggttttagatatgtatgacctagggtttagaaaatactatgtttagtagaaaattatcaaatttatttaggACATGGTAGGATAacagtgaaatatagaatattatttgtactatgttagttttgaatatgtaaattttatagaataataattATAGGGTTATATTGTGTGACATAGGAGCTAGCACTATATGATAATAGGTGGACCTAGGATGTAGCGTTTAGAAAAT
This genomic interval carries:
- the LOC133922205 gene encoding 26S proteasome regulatory subunit 6B homolog, with the protein product MSSAAAAPPPPVAAPPPSYPASSASAVALTSAEDDDDLYGRLKSLQRHMEFVEIQEEYVKDEQKNLKRELLRAQEEVKRIQSVPLVIGQFMEMVDGNNGIVGSTTGSNYYVRILSTINRELLKPSASVALHRHSNALVDVLPPEADSSISLLGSSEKPNVTYNDIGGCDIQKQEIREAVELPLTHHELYKQIGIDPPRGVLLYGPPGTGKTMLAKAVAHHTTAAFIRVVGSEFVQKYLGEGPRMVRDVFRLAKENAPAIIFIDEVDAIATARFDAQTGADREVQRILMELLNQMDGFDQTVNVKVIMATNRADTLDPALLRPGRLDRKIEFPLPDRRQKRLVFQVCTTKMNLSDEVDLEDYVSRPDKISAADIAAICQEAGMHAVRKNRYVILPKDFEKGYRTNVKKPETDFDFYK